A section of the Phacochoerus africanus isolate WHEZ1 chromosome 4, ROS_Pafr_v1, whole genome shotgun sequence genome encodes:
- the LOC125125339 gene encoding leucine-rich repeat extensin-like protein 5: MRTGPATATPSLVPREQGGGFPSPFETKLTPRRTPPTPRQEGPGGCAGTWQPPGWKQSPRGRVGSPVPAPAASSAPHLTPPEPLPPPQPKPPQPPRSGPFSTQPPQPLRRASADSAASQAQTSFPAGEAPPSALKLLKHWLVLTTYLSPRPGDRVSRTRAGHLSSLASEAPPTTERLYCSRALSWDSALSLSKPQLPDSWFSPQAARRLLCDWKTERNRQDIKSFTPTSVYLTEDQVLGVV, encoded by the exons ATGAGAACAGGACCGGCCACCGCGACTCCAAGCCTGGTCCCGAGAGAACAAGGGGgtggcttcccctccccctttgagACAAAACTAACTCCCAGGCGCACCCCCCCAACTCCCCGACAAGAGGGTCCTGGTGGATGCGCGGGCACCTGGCAACCGCCTGGATGGAAGCAAAGCCCAAGAGGGAG AGTAGGGTCCCCGGTTCCGGCTCCCGCCGCATCTTCCGCTCCTCACCTCACGCCGCCAGAGCCTCTGCCTCCACCACAACCCAAGCCGCCACAGCCGCCACGGTCCGGGCCATTTTCCACTCAGCCGCCTCAGCCGCTGCGGAGAGCTTCGGCAGACTCCGCGGCCAGCCAAGCACAGACGTCATTTCCGGCCGGGGAAGCACCGCCTTCCGCGCTCAAACTTCTCAAGCATTGGCTGGTGTTGACGACCTACCTGAG CCCCAGACCAGGGGACAGGGTCTCGAGGACCCGAGCCGGCCACCTCTCCAGCCTGGCGTCAGAAGCCCCGCCAACCACCGAACGACTCTATTGTTCCCGTGCCCTCTCTTGGGACTCCGCACTCTCCCTATCCAAGCCGCAGCTTCCAGATTCGTGGTTTTCGCCCCAGGCCGCACGGAGATTACTTTGTGATTGGAAGACTGAAAGGAACAGGCAAGATATAAAATCGTTCACTCCAACCAGCGTTTACCTCACAGAGGATCAGGTGCTGGGAGTTGTGTAA